The Sylvia atricapilla isolate bSylAtr1 chromosome 3, bSylAtr1.pri, whole genome shotgun sequence genome has a window encoding:
- the QPCT gene encoding glutaminyl-peptide cyclotransferase, producing the protein MAGVAARLLGALCLAACLRPALGRDAGAQWTLEKYSHQPRILGSDAIQKVVANTDISEMWENDLRPILIERYPGSEGSYIVRQHIKHRLQILKAGWEIEEDTFQSYTPYGYKTFTNIIGTLDPSAKRHLVLACHYDSKFFGRHWQDRVFVGATDSAVPCAMMLELARALDNKLQLIKASSTPRPDLSLQLIFFDGEEAFVRWSRSDSLYGSKHLAQKMVSTPHPPGSTTTNQLQGIDLFVLLDLIGAPNPVFPNYFPNTLRWFQRLQAIEQKLHNMNLLKNHPVESQYFKSTLHRGLVEDDHVPFLLRGVPVVHLIPSPFPAVWHTMNDTEENLDKATIDNLNKILQVFVLEYLNL; encoded by the exons ATGGCGGGGGTCGCTGCCCGGCTGCTCGGGGCACTGTGCCTCGCCGCCTGCCTGCGCCCGGCGCTCGGGAGGGACGCCGGAGCGCAGTGGACCCTGGAGAAG TACTCTCATCAACCAAGAATTTTAGGTTCTGATGCTATTCAAAAAGTTGTGGCCAACAcagacatttctgaaatgtgGGAGAATGATTTGCGCCCTATCCTGATAGAAAGGTACCCGGGATCAGAAGGAAGTTACATTGTGCGACAG CACATCAAGCACCGTCTTCAAATCTTAAAGGCTGGTTGGGAAATCGAAGAAGATACATTTCAGAGCTACACACCATATGGCTATAAAACATTCACAAATATTATTGGCACTCTTGACCCCTCTGCAAAACGCCATCTCGTACTTGCTTGCCACTACGACTCCAAGTTCTTTGGACGGCACTGGCAGGACAGAGTGTTTGTGGGAGCAACTGATTCAGCTGTGCCTTGTGCTATGATGCTGGAGCTGGCACGTGCCCTGGATAACAAGCTTCAGTTAATCAAg GCAAGCTCAACGCCAAGACCAGACCTTTCActtcagctcattttttttGATGGTGAGGAAGCCTTTGTTCGGTGGTCCCGTTCCGATTCCCTCTATGGATCAAAACACTTGGCTCAGAAAATGGTATCGACTCCGCACCCACCTGGTTCAACGACCACAAACCAGCTGCAGGGCATA GACCTGTTTGTACTGCTGGATTTAATTGGTGCACCAAACCCAGTCTTTCCCAATTATTTTCCAAACACTCTTCGATGGTTTCAGAGGCTTCAAGCAATTG AGCAAAAGCTACACAACATGAATCTGCTGAAGAATCACCCTGTTGAAAGTCAGTATTTCAAGAGTACTTTACATCGAGGCTTGGTTGAGGATGATCACGTTCCATTTTTACTAAGAG GGGTTCCAGTTGTGCACCTGATTCCATCCCCTTTTCCTGCAGTATGGCACACCATGAACGACACAGAAGAAAACCTTGACAAAGCCACTATTGACAATCTCAACAAAATCCTGCAAGTGTTTGTGCTGGAATATCTCAACCTGTGA